In Streptomyces sp. NBC_00414, a single window of DNA contains:
- a CDS encoding glycosyltransferase: MKALHVITGLGVGGAEQQLRLLVRNLPVDCDVVTLTNPGAVAEGLVADGVRVTHLGIQGNRDLAALPRLARLIRVGRYDLVHTHLYRACVYGRAAARIAGVKAVVATEHSLGDSQMEGRRLTPGVRALYLASERLGRSTVAVSPTVAERLRRWGVPGPRIEVVPNGIDVDRFRFDPALRESTRRRLGLPQGAYVVGGVGRLTAGKRFEVLVRALAELPDDVWLLLVGGGPQESVLRRAAQRVGVADRVLFTGERPNGPSGQDASGGLDLPSLTGAMDLLASPSAEEAFGLAVVEALAAGLPVLYVSCPAVDDLPRDAAPFARRVQGGSDSFVRAVRQARAQGTRSRSAPEAAHHYSIARSADRLMDIYTAATLGVSSS; the protein is encoded by the coding sequence GTGAAGGCCCTGCACGTCATCACCGGGCTCGGCGTCGGCGGGGCCGAGCAGCAACTGCGCCTGCTGGTGCGGAACCTGCCGGTCGACTGCGACGTGGTGACCCTGACCAACCCCGGCGCGGTCGCCGAGGGCCTCGTCGCGGACGGCGTGCGCGTCACCCACCTCGGCATACAGGGCAACCGCGACCTTGCGGCGCTCCCGCGCCTCGCCCGGCTGATCCGCGTCGGCCGCTACGACCTCGTCCACACCCACCTCTACCGGGCCTGCGTGTACGGCAGGGCCGCCGCCCGGATCGCCGGGGTGAAGGCGGTCGTGGCCACCGAGCACTCGCTCGGCGACTCGCAGATGGAGGGCCGCCGGCTCACCCCGGGCGTCCGGGCGCTGTACCTGGCCAGCGAGCGCCTGGGCCGATCGACGGTCGCGGTCTCGCCGACGGTCGCCGAACGGCTGCGCCGCTGGGGCGTGCCCGGGCCGCGTATCGAGGTCGTGCCGAACGGCATCGACGTGGACCGCTTCCGCTTCGACCCGGCCCTGCGCGAGAGCACCCGGCGGCGGCTGGGGCTGCCGCAGGGGGCGTACGTCGTCGGGGGTGTCGGGCGGCTGACGGCCGGCAAGCGGTTCGAGGTGCTCGTGCGGGCGCTGGCCGAACTCCCCGACGACGTCTGGCTGTTGCTGGTCGGCGGGGGGCCGCAGGAGAGCGTGCTGCGGCGGGCCGCGCAGCGCGTGGGCGTCGCCGACCGGGTGCTGTTCACGGGCGAGCGCCCCAACGGGCCCTCCGGACAGGACGCTTCGGGCGGCCTCGACCTGCCGTCCCTGACCGGGGCCATGGACCTCCTCGCCTCACCCTCCGCGGAGGAGGCCTTCGGGCTCGCCGTCGTGGAGGCCCTGGCGGCCGGTCTGCCCGTGCTCTACGTCTCCTGCCCCGCCGTCGACGACCTGCCCCGGGACGCGGCGCCGTTCGCCCGGCGGGTGCAGGGCGGCTCGGACTCGTTCGTACGGGCCGTGCGGCAGGCCCGCGCGCAGGGCACCCGGTCGCGCTCCGCGCCGGAGGCCGCCCACCACTACAGCATCGCCCGCAGTGCCGACCGGCTCATGGACATCTACACGGCCGCAACTCTGGGAGTGAGTTCCTCATGA
- a CDS encoding polysaccharide deacetylase family protein, whose protein sequence is MYHSVGDCSDDPYRITVSPDRLDRQLGWLHRRGLRGVGMADLLAARARGEGRGLVGLTFDDGYADFADNALPVLRRWGFGATVFVLPGRLGGTNEWDPLGPRKPLLTADGIRRLADTEGLEIASHGLTHVDLTLADDALLGAEVGGSRALLSELTGREVLGLCYPYGTVDQRVADAVRAAGYGYACAIDPGPLTGVFALPRVHIGENDTSWRLLLKYRLNRLRRRPAPLAAGPVTEVAR, encoded by the coding sequence ATGTACCACTCGGTGGGCGACTGCTCCGACGACCCGTACCGCATCACGGTCTCGCCCGACCGCCTCGACCGGCAGCTGGGCTGGCTGCACCGCCGGGGCCTGCGCGGGGTGGGCATGGCGGACCTGCTCGCGGCCCGTGCCCGGGGCGAGGGGCGGGGCCTGGTGGGCCTCACCTTCGACGACGGCTACGCGGACTTCGCCGACAACGCCCTGCCCGTGCTCCGGCGCTGGGGCTTCGGCGCCACCGTGTTCGTCCTGCCGGGCAGGCTCGGCGGCACGAACGAGTGGGACCCGCTCGGCCCCCGTAAACCGCTCCTGACAGCCGACGGCATCCGCCGGCTCGCGGACACCGAGGGCCTGGAGATCGCCTCGCACGGCCTCACCCATGTCGACCTCACCCTGGCCGACGACGCGCTGCTGGGCGCCGAGGTCGGCGGCAGCCGGGCCCTCCTGTCCGAGCTGACGGGCCGAGAGGTCCTGGGCCTGTGCTACCCGTACGGGACGGTCGACCAGCGGGTCGCCGACGCCGTGCGGGCCGCCGGTTACGGCTACGCGTGCGCGATCGACCCCGGCCCGCTCACCGGTGTCTTCGCCCTGCCCCGGGTGCACATCGGGGAGAACGACACCTCCTGGCGGCTGCTGCTGAAGTACCGCCTCAACCGGCTGCGCAGGCGCCCGGCGCCGCTGGCGGCCGGCCCGGTGACGGAGGTAGCCCGGTGA
- the murJ gene encoding murein biosynthesis integral membrane protein MurJ yields the protein MTVTPSRAEGEGTTARRGRHRRTGTKAGTGTGPGAGAEAGAKAGTGTAAEKHGDATAGGEDEVQLPGARVATADATPGGTIATETATHAHTDIASGSGSASGSASASASGNVGPAGGRPAEVTPPTRGFLAKATLVTAVLSIAGALLGLGRDQALAHLFGAGTETDAFLVAWTVPEVAATLLIEDGMAFVLVPAFSLAVARRARGAAGDPVRALVASTLPRIALALVAVSALLMAGAPYLVAGLAPGLPDPGLAVDCTRLTATCVLSFGLAGYCSAALRAHRRFLAPAAIYVAYNTGIITAMFVLGGRWGVRSAAVGVALGGCLMVAAQTPALVRQLFGRHRSATSTASPSAGARTGAGARTGATEASASASASAATSETALAETRVTTGTESPVAERSMTHSVNLALVTPVLLFALCRQSQVLIERYLASNLPSGAISHLNYAQKVAQIPMTLSLMLCTVTFPVLAQALAEGDTERARSRVERDVAVASCIVLLGAAAVFACAPQIIQLLFQRGAFTAQDTAATATVMRVYSVGLLGHTLVGALVRTYFSAGRPTWYPLAAMAAGIVATSWIGAGTVDAWGVSGIAAANAIGITLTAALLLSGMNERRSVPIRTRGVVHELTKPFRAAVCAAVAGALVASRFESPELALLTGGLTVTFVYVLLLRLLGVQAVAPAFRTALRSVTRRLPHARFR from the coding sequence ATGACGGTGACGCCTTCCCGGGCCGAGGGCGAGGGGACGACGGCGCGAAGGGGCCGCCATCGGCGGACGGGAACCAAGGCTGGGACCGGAACCGGCCCCGGGGCCGGAGCCGAAGCCGGGGCCAAGGCCGGGACCGGGACCGCGGCCGAGAAGCACGGTGACGCCACGGCCGGGGGCGAGGACGAGGTCCAGTTGCCCGGCGCCCGCGTGGCGACGGCCGACGCCACACCCGGTGGGACCATCGCCACCGAGACGGCCACCCACGCCCACACCGACATCGCTTCCGGTTCCGGTTCCGCTTCCGGTTCCGCTTCCGCTTCCGCTTCCGGGAACGTCGGGCCCGCCGGAGGCCGCCCCGCCGAAGTCACCCCGCCCACCCGTGGGTTCCTCGCCAAGGCGACGCTCGTCACCGCCGTTCTCTCCATCGCGGGCGCGCTGCTCGGCCTGGGCCGGGACCAGGCGCTCGCGCATCTCTTCGGCGCAGGCACCGAGACGGACGCCTTTCTCGTCGCGTGGACGGTGCCGGAGGTCGCGGCGACGCTGCTGATCGAGGACGGGATGGCCTTCGTGCTGGTCCCGGCGTTCAGCCTGGCCGTGGCACGGCGGGCCCGCGGAGCCGCCGGGGACCCCGTCCGGGCCCTCGTCGCCTCGACACTGCCCCGCATCGCGCTGGCCCTGGTGGCGGTCTCCGCACTGCTGATGGCCGGGGCTCCGTACCTGGTCGCGGGGCTGGCGCCGGGACTGCCCGACCCCGGGCTCGCGGTCGACTGCACCCGGCTGACGGCGACCTGTGTCCTGAGCTTCGGGCTCGCCGGCTACTGCAGCGCGGCCTTGCGCGCGCACCGCCGCTTCCTGGCTCCGGCCGCCATCTACGTCGCCTACAACACCGGCATCATCACGGCGATGTTCGTCCTCGGCGGGCGCTGGGGGGTGCGGTCGGCGGCCGTCGGCGTCGCGCTGGGCGGCTGTCTGATGGTGGCGGCGCAGACCCCCGCCCTCGTACGGCAGCTCTTCGGCCGCCACAGGTCGGCGACCTCGACCGCAAGCCCAAGCGCAGGTGCACGCACAGGCGCAGGCGCACGCACAGGCGCAACCGAAGCATCAGCCTCAGCCTCGGCTTCGGCCGCGACTTCCGAGACCGCCCTCGCCGAGACCCGGGTGACCACGGGCACCGAAAGCCCGGTGGCCGAGCGGTCCATGACGCACTCGGTGAACCTCGCCCTCGTCACCCCGGTCCTGCTCTTCGCCCTCTGCCGTCAGTCCCAGGTCCTCATCGAGCGCTACCTCGCCTCCAACCTGCCCTCCGGAGCCATCTCGCACCTGAACTACGCGCAGAAGGTCGCCCAGATCCCGATGACCCTCTCGCTGATGCTGTGCACCGTCACCTTCCCGGTGCTGGCGCAGGCGCTCGCCGAGGGCGACACCGAGCGGGCCCGCAGCCGTGTCGAGCGCGATGTCGCGGTCGCCTCGTGCATAGTGCTGCTGGGCGCGGCGGCGGTCTTCGCCTGTGCGCCGCAGATCATCCAACTCCTTTTCCAGCGGGGCGCGTTCACCGCGCAGGACACGGCGGCGACGGCGACCGTCATGCGGGTCTACTCGGTGGGGCTGCTCGGCCACACCCTGGTGGGCGCGCTCGTGCGGACGTACTTCTCGGCCGGCCGGCCCACCTGGTACCCGCTCGCCGCGATGGCCGCGGGCATCGTCGCGACCTCGTGGATCGGCGCGGGGACCGTCGACGCCTGGGGGGTCTCCGGGATCGCCGCCGCGAACGCGATCGGGATCACCCTCACCGCGGCACTGCTGCTGTCCGGCATGAACGAGCGGCGCAGCGTGCCGATCCGCACCCGCGGGGTCGTCCACGAACTCACCAAGCCGTTCCGTGCGGCCGTGTGCGCGGCCGTGGCGGGGGCCCTGGTCGCGAGCCGTTTCGAATCGCCCGAACTCGCCCTGCTCACCGGCGGCCTGACCGTCACGTTCGTCTATGTCCTGCTGCTCCGGTTGCTCGGCGTCCAGGCCGTCGCACCCGCCTTCCGTACCGCCCTCCGTTCCGTCACCCGAAGGCTGCCGCATGCCCGTTTCCGCTGA
- a CDS encoding O-antigen ligase family protein, with amino-acid sequence MTQVLSAPPSATVLASAPRRFLPVLPVIALVAMLALPVSADGGGTIADAVSGLVVVCCALRLVRGRRRPLSPTAAVVLGLPVVGVAVAAAGAATAGVGAEGLVRYLQIFVLVPAAVLLLIRDRRDARLVAWSLVGLALWQGAIGVHQFVTGTGASYQGEMIRAVGTFGPTDVMGMAAVVAFGLMCALGLALGSGPARQRTVAAVCALALVVPLALSFSRGAWIATAVACGVQLVLAGMRRAVQVFAAVFAASVVLVGGLGVGSAMLQERISSITQVADAPDQSVTDRYTMWTAAVDMWSGRPMTGVGLKGFPEYRDGHASLALSSGSDTDGAGAGFHRQPLLSPHNMYLLILSEQGLLGLLALAGSWLALLALGLRRLFRARRSAAGPEGAEGLGGSGGLDCALVACGLLVWQLVDFVYADIGGPSTVLTALVLGFAAWWALADQGVGERADGRADEGAGRR; translated from the coding sequence GTGACCCAGGTCCTGTCCGCCCCGCCGTCGGCCACCGTCCTGGCCTCGGCGCCCCGCCGCTTCCTGCCCGTGCTGCCGGTGATCGCCCTGGTCGCCATGCTCGCGCTGCCGGTCTCGGCGGACGGCGGCGGCACCATCGCCGACGCCGTGTCCGGGCTGGTCGTGGTGTGCTGCGCACTGCGTCTGGTACGCGGCCGGCGGCGCCCCCTGTCCCCTACCGCGGCCGTCGTGCTCGGGCTGCCCGTCGTCGGGGTCGCGGTCGCGGCGGCCGGCGCGGCCACGGCCGGGGTGGGGGCCGAGGGGCTCGTACGCTATCTGCAGATCTTCGTGCTGGTGCCTGCGGCGGTGCTGCTGCTGATCCGCGACCGCCGTGACGCCCGTCTGGTCGCCTGGTCCCTCGTCGGGCTGGCGCTGTGGCAGGGGGCGATCGGGGTCCACCAGTTCGTGACCGGGACCGGGGCCTCGTACCAGGGCGAGATGATCCGGGCCGTGGGCACGTTCGGGCCGACGGACGTCATGGGCATGGCGGCCGTGGTGGCCTTCGGTCTGATGTGCGCGCTCGGTCTCGCGCTCGGGTCCGGGCCCGCGCGGCAGCGGACCGTGGCGGCGGTGTGCGCGCTCGCGCTGGTGGTGCCGCTCGCGCTGTCCTTCAGCCGGGGGGCGTGGATCGCGACGGCGGTGGCGTGCGGGGTACAGCTCGTGCTCGCCGGGATGCGGCGGGCCGTACAGGTGTTCGCCGCGGTGTTCGCGGCCTCGGTGGTCCTGGTGGGCGGGCTCGGGGTGGGCTCCGCGATGCTCCAGGAGCGGATCAGCAGCATCACGCAGGTCGCGGACGCGCCGGACCAGTCGGTGACCGACCGGTACACGATGTGGACGGCCGCCGTGGACATGTGGAGCGGCCGGCCGATGACCGGGGTGGGGCTGAAGGGCTTCCCCGAATATCGCGACGGGCACGCCTCGCTCGCGCTGTCCTCGGGCAGTGACACGGACGGGGCGGGCGCCGGCTTCCACCGTCAGCCGCTCCTGTCACCGCACAACATGTATCTGCTGATCCTCAGCGAGCAGGGGCTGCTGGGGCTGCTCGCGCTGGCCGGCAGCTGGCTGGCGCTGCTGGCCCTCGGACTGCGGCGGCTCTTCCGCGCACGGCGTTCGGCGGCCGGCCCCGAAGGCGCCGAAGGCCTCGGCGGCTCCGGCGGCCTCGACTGCGCGCTCGTCGCGTGCGGGCTGCTGGTCTGGCAGTTGGTCGACTTCGTGTACGCCGACATCGGCGGCCCCTCGACCGTGCTGACCGCGCTGGTCCTCGGCTTCGCCGCCTGGTGGGCGCTGGCCGACCAAGGGGTCGGCGAGAGGGCCGACGGCAGGGCCGACGAGGGAGCTGGGCGACGATGA
- a CDS encoding exopolysaccharide biosynthesis polyprenyl glycosylphosphotransferase, whose amino-acid sequence MTAESTVPSPGGRPRAADHGFSSIPSLPPFSSVSSGSSASPVSVIPPREEIGGYRFPSGGRTFARRPSRLPLPAVDIGAALAGGVLALPWPHPLPLALLVLAVLRLNAHGSLYRAAHTPAVPALLDELPAVCGRIALSWCALAALLATYSPQHALSARALVLGCAVQALLSCAGRGVVHGHRRRALLRRPRAALVVGRTADAQRVAAALLRHPGCGVRPVGVVADAASDGEGLPVLTTGEEVQRALIQNGVQDVLAVEPSGWSEQVPLLRALGESGCAVWEVRSDSSAYGRSDRLAGFACRRLPMGRRYGSAGKRLLDVLVSGVLLLLVSPVLLVCAVVLRAVDGPGVVFRQERIGKDGRPFTLLKFRTHRPVDAHEAATRWSVANEHEMVWFCRFLRRSSLDELLQLWNVFWGDMSLVGPRPERPFFVGQFSQTYPGYAARHRMRTGITGLAQIHGLRGDTSIEDRCRFDNAYIDNWSLWQDVCILVRTAVSLVRPTGS is encoded by the coding sequence GTGACTGCGGAAAGTACCGTTCCCTCCCCCGGCGGCCGGCCGCGGGCGGCGGACCACGGATTCTCGTCCATCCCATCCCTCCCACCCTTCTCATCCGTCTCGTCCGGCTCATCCGCCTCGCCCGTCTCTGTCATCCCGCCGCGCGAGGAGATCGGCGGCTACAGATTTCCCAGCGGCGGACGGACCTTCGCGCGGCGGCCCTCCCGGCTGCCGCTGCCCGCCGTGGACATCGGCGCGGCGCTGGCCGGCGGTGTTCTGGCGCTGCCCTGGCCGCATCCGCTTCCACTCGCCCTGCTGGTGCTCGCGGTGCTCCGGCTCAACGCGCACGGGTCGCTGTACCGCGCCGCGCACACCCCCGCCGTGCCCGCCTTACTGGACGAACTGCCCGCCGTCTGCGGCCGGATCGCGCTGAGCTGGTGTGCCCTCGCGGCCCTGCTGGCCACGTACTCCCCGCAGCACGCGCTGTCCGCCCGCGCCCTGGTCCTCGGCTGCGCGGTGCAGGCGCTGCTGAGCTGCGCGGGCCGGGGCGTCGTGCACGGGCACCGGCGCCGGGCGCTCCTGCGGCGCCCGCGCGCGGCCCTGGTGGTCGGCCGCACCGCCGACGCGCAGCGGGTGGCGGCCGCCCTCCTGCGCCATCCGGGCTGCGGAGTACGCCCGGTGGGCGTCGTCGCCGACGCGGCGAGCGACGGCGAGGGGCTGCCGGTGCTGACCACCGGCGAGGAGGTCCAGCGCGCCCTCATCCAGAACGGCGTGCAGGACGTGCTCGCCGTGGAACCGTCCGGCTGGTCCGAACAGGTCCCGCTGCTGCGGGCGTTGGGTGAGTCGGGCTGCGCCGTGTGGGAGGTGCGCTCGGACTCGTCGGCGTACGGGCGGTCCGACCGGCTCGCCGGGTTCGCCTGCCGGCGGCTGCCCATGGGGCGGCGGTACGGGAGCGCCGGGAAGCGGCTGCTCGACGTACTGGTGTCCGGGGTCCTGCTGCTGCTGGTCAGTCCGGTGCTGCTGGTCTGCGCGGTCGTGCTGCGGGCCGTCGACGGACCCGGTGTGGTGTTCCGGCAGGAGCGCATCGGCAAGGACGGGCGACCGTTCACCCTGCTGAAGTTCCGTACGCACCGGCCGGTCGACGCGCACGAGGCGGCGACCCGCTGGAGCGTGGCGAACGAGCACGAGATGGTCTGGTTCTGCCGCTTCCTGCGACGGAGCTCGCTGGACGAGCTGCTCCAGCTGTGGAACGTCTTCTGGGGCGACATGAGCCTGGTCGGCCCGCGCCCCGAACGGCCCTTCTTCGTGGGCCAGTTCAGCCAGACGTATCCCGGTTACGCGGCCCGCCACCGGATGCGTACCGGCATCACCGGGCTCGCGCAGATCCACGGGCTGCGCGGCGACACCTCGATCGAGGACCGCTGCCGGTTCGACAACGCGTACATCGACAACTGGTCGCTCTGGCAGGACGTCTGCATCCTGGTGCGCACCGCGGTCTCGCTCGTGCGTCCGACGGGGAGCTGA